A single region of the Terriglobia bacterium genome encodes:
- a CDS encoding DUF1311 domain-containing protein, with amino-acid sequence MMTLKFSLLISLLISSAYPSLCQTTISDPGTKRICDGVKDVALPAQDRPSPEEAKALTNCVSEDLYFGFGQPVDLAKARQCAYLEMERDNKNLPFAGRAILMMVYANGKGASRNFDVAIKLGCEMSGAPNDVAGNVHQLARFKEGHWSGDNFSVCDHSSGRYMYLQCAILQDRFDKPERDKRLNAMVSQWNAQDRQAFQPLQLAAERFFNTHASQEADLEATIEVHEKAFLERGFSSMLEQCERGELPRFTAEQFGQADAALGTVYSKIQTGTVQRWGTVTVEGIRTAQQAWISYQDAWVTFGKQKYPGVSTESWKTWLIQQRVEMLDFFLH; translated from the coding sequence ATGATGACGCTCAAGTTCTCGCTCCTGATCTCTCTGTTAATCTCATCCGCTTATCCTTCGTTGTGCCAGACCACGATTTCCGATCCCGGCACCAAGCGGATTTGCGATGGGGTGAAGGATGTCGCATTGCCCGCCCAGGATCGTCCCAGCCCGGAGGAAGCAAAGGCGCTGACGAATTGCGTGTCAGAAGACCTTTACTTCGGTTTCGGGCAACCCGTCGATCTAGCGAAAGCTCGCCAGTGTGCTTATCTCGAAATGGAAAGAGACAACAAGAACCTTCCATTCGCAGGCAGGGCGATTCTGATGATGGTTTATGCGAATGGGAAGGGCGCGTCCCGGAACTTTGATGTCGCGATCAAGCTGGGATGTGAAATGAGTGGTGCACCTAACGATGTCGCCGGCAATGTGCATCAACTCGCACGTTTCAAAGAAGGACACTGGAGCGGAGACAATTTCAGCGTTTGTGATCACAGCTCCGGACGATACATGTATTTGCAGTGTGCCATTCTCCAAGACCGATTTGACAAGCCGGAGCGTGACAAAAGGCTGAATGCGATGGTGTCCCAGTGGAATGCGCAGGACCGACAGGCATTCCAGCCGCTGCAACTGGCGGCGGAGAGGTTCTTCAACACCCACGCCAGCCAGGAAGCAGACCTCGAAGCGACGATTGAAGTTCATGAAAAGGCCTTCCTGGAGAGGGGCTTCAGTTCGATGCTCGAACAGTGCGAGCGCGGCGAATTGCCCAGGTTCACAGCTGAGCAATTCGGCCAGGCCGATGCGGCTTTGGGTACTGTGTACTCCAAGATTCAGACAGGGACTGTTCAACGTTGGGGGACGGTGACTGTCGAAGGCATTAGGACCGCTCAGCAGGCGTGGATTTCCTATCAGGACGCCTGGGTCACCTTTGGGAAGCAGAAATATCCCGGCGTCAGCACTGAAAGTTGGAAGACGTGGCTCATACAACAGCGCGTCGAGATGCTGGACTTCTTTCTGCATTGA